From Cellulosimicrobium sp. ES-005, one genomic window encodes:
- a CDS encoding ATP-binding protein, translating into MTDDVFGTAALRRAVLEAWRSSPTRLREDANTEEDHAHGSYRGRVVVELAQNAADAAARAGVPGRLRLSLHAPSGPDEPWVLRAANTGEPLDASGVASLVALRASATGRSPRDADGRTPTVGRFGVGFAAVRAVSDRVRVGTGERAVELSVARTRAALDDVVADRPDLAAEVARRGDRLPALRLPFPARVEVPPGYDTVVEIELRDADALAAVRAELADVGDPLLLALPALAEVVVAGDGVEERRVADVADRWTVLRREGTIDAALLADRPVEERASTRWSVTWALPDDGARTDVLHAPTPTDERLTFPALLLATFPLDPARRHVPPGPVTAHVARAAGRAYAELLGELAPERGADVLALVPTGLPASAVDAEVRASAEAALARTPLLPLDAPVARPAAGVLRADDDVLEDGGAAATVRQALVTPAEACVLAGDVGDARVRSELGVAHLVDVPGPLRAVARSLGTRVVDLADVVDDLPLVADPARWRSLYDALAPHAGDRSVLEALGALPVPLLGGQVVRGARGLLLLDAGPGEPSDGGALDARDAAELGLRVVDPRAAHPLLERLGARATHLRAVLSEGAVRERVLAASDAADAGDDPTADVGRLLALVAAAVRAAPDPARAGLPFWWGELPVPTADGGWSPVRGCALPGTWAADALDTLDLVDPAVVDRWGEPVLRAVGAADGLGVLRVRDVLTPASDDEPDLDPHAPEGWLSDWGGYLAYLAATLGPEAYAGDVLAVADLDAVADAAWPDALARLATEPGTREALLAPVRAEGGRTTTARSYTAWWLREELGGAFALGSGLRHVPFLRPAPPDVAGLDDEVLAALGGVRDLAELAPDEWVELLDDLPDVGEAVDARAALTLWRALGALAARGERLDPPPERLPALRAGAVLVVGADDVAVAPDPMWSPVRAVLPAPPGLLAEVADLLDVRTVPRTAPAPDDPGRRGDVPEAVRAVLDGAAPRTWERHDDLRVGGVAVPWWVEHGGGADAVVHATGPAGLAAGLAVATGRHGARFVLEQALRDPDAAQDALARTAWDDPQSSEDAR; encoded by the coding sequence GTGACGGACGACGTCTTCGGGACGGCCGCGCTGCGCCGTGCGGTCCTGGAGGCGTGGCGGTCGTCGCCGACGCGGCTGCGCGAGGACGCGAACACCGAGGAGGACCACGCCCACGGGTCGTACCGGGGGCGCGTCGTCGTCGAGCTCGCGCAGAACGCCGCGGACGCCGCGGCCCGCGCCGGGGTCCCGGGGCGGCTGCGCCTGAGCCTGCACGCGCCGTCGGGACCGGACGAGCCCTGGGTGCTGCGCGCGGCGAACACGGGCGAGCCGCTGGACGCCTCGGGCGTCGCGTCGCTCGTCGCGCTCCGTGCCTCCGCGACCGGACGCAGCCCGCGCGACGCCGACGGTCGGACGCCCACGGTGGGACGGTTCGGGGTCGGCTTCGCCGCGGTCCGCGCGGTCTCCGACCGGGTCCGGGTCGGGACGGGCGAGCGCGCCGTCGAGCTCTCGGTCGCGCGCACGCGCGCCGCGCTCGACGACGTGGTCGCCGACCGTCCGGACCTCGCCGCCGAGGTGGCGCGCCGCGGCGACCGGCTCCCGGCGCTGCGACTCCCGTTCCCGGCCCGTGTCGAGGTGCCGCCGGGGTACGACACGGTCGTCGAGATCGAGCTGCGCGACGCGGACGCCCTCGCCGCCGTCCGCGCGGAGCTCGCCGACGTGGGGGACCCGCTCCTGCTCGCGCTCCCGGCGCTCGCCGAGGTCGTCGTGGCCGGGGACGGCGTCGAGGAGCGACGGGTCGCGGACGTCGCCGACCGGTGGACCGTCCTGCGGCGCGAGGGGACGATCGACGCGGCGCTGCTCGCGGACCGCCCGGTCGAGGAGCGTGCGTCGACGCGGTGGTCGGTCACGTGGGCGCTCCCGGACGACGGGGCGCGCACCGACGTGCTGCACGCCCCGACCCCCACCGACGAGCGCCTCACCTTCCCCGCGCTGCTCCTGGCGACCTTCCCGCTGGACCCGGCGCGCCGGCACGTCCCGCCCGGGCCGGTCACCGCGCACGTGGCGCGTGCGGCGGGGCGTGCGTACGCGGAGCTGCTCGGCGAGCTCGCGCCCGAGCGCGGTGCCGACGTGCTCGCCCTCGTCCCGACCGGGCTGCCGGCGAGCGCCGTCGACGCGGAGGTCCGCGCGTCGGCCGAGGCGGCGCTCGCCCGGACCCCGCTCCTGCCGCTCGACGCGCCGGTCGCGCGCCCCGCCGCGGGGGTTCTCCGTGCCGACGACGACGTGCTCGAGGACGGGGGCGCGGCGGCGACCGTGCGGCAGGCCCTGGTCACGCCCGCCGAGGCGTGCGTCCTCGCGGGGGACGTGGGCGACGCGCGCGTGCGGTCCGAGCTGGGGGTCGCCCACCTGGTGGACGTCCCGGGGCCGCTCCGTGCGGTCGCGCGGTCGCTCGGCACACGGGTCGTGGACCTCGCGGACGTCGTGGACGACCTCCCGCTCGTCGCCGACCCGGCGCGCTGGCGGTCGCTGTACGACGCGCTGGCACCGCACGCCGGCGACAGGTCGGTGCTCGAGGCCCTGGGGGCGCTCCCCGTGCCGCTGCTCGGCGGGCAGGTCGTGCGCGGCGCGCGCGGGCTCCTGCTCCTGGACGCCGGGCCGGGCGAGCCGTCGGACGGCGGTGCGCTCGACGCGCGCGACGCGGCCGAGCTCGGGCTGCGCGTGGTCGACCCGCGGGCCGCGCACCCGCTGCTCGAACGGCTCGGGGCACGGGCGACCCACCTCCGGGCGGTGCTCTCCGAGGGGGCGGTGCGCGAGCGCGTCCTGGCGGCCTCGGACGCGGCGGACGCGGGCGACGACCCGACGGCGGACGTGGGCCGGCTGCTCGCGCTGGTCGCTGCCGCGGTGCGCGCGGCACCGGACCCGGCGCGGGCGGGCCTGCCCTTCTGGTGGGGCGAGCTGCCCGTGCCGACGGCGGACGGTGGCTGGTCGCCCGTGCGCGGCTGCGCGCTGCCCGGGACGTGGGCCGCGGACGCGCTCGACACGCTCGACCTGGTCGATCCCGCGGTCGTCGACCGCTGGGGCGAGCCGGTGCTGCGCGCGGTGGGCGCGGCCGACGGGCTCGGGGTGCTGCGCGTGCGCGACGTGCTCACGCCGGCGTCGGACGACGAGCCGGACCTGGACCCGCACGCCCCGGAGGGCTGGCTGTCCGACTGGGGCGGGTACCTCGCGTACCTCGCGGCGACGCTCGGTCCCGAGGCGTACGCGGGCGACGTCCTCGCGGTCGCGGACCTCGACGCGGTCGCCGACGCGGCGTGGCCGGACGCGCTCGCGCGCCTCGCCACGGAGCCCGGGACCCGGGAGGCGCTGCTCGCCCCGGTGCGGGCCGAGGGAGGTCGGACCACCACGGCGCGCTCCTACACCGCGTGGTGGCTGCGCGAGGAGCTCGGCGGCGCGTTCGCGCTCGGGTCGGGCCTCCGGCACGTCCCGTTCCTGCGCCCGGCCCCGCCGGACGTGGCGGGGCTCGACGACGAGGTGCTGGCCGCGCTGGGCGGCGTGCGGGACCTCGCGGAGCTCGCGCCGGACGAGTGGGTCGAGCTGCTGGACGACCTGCCCGACGTCGGAGAGGCGGTCGACGCACGGGCCGCGCTGACGCTCTGGCGCGCGCTCGGCGCCCTCGCGGCCCGTGGCGAGCGGCTGGATCCGCCGCCCGAGCGCCTGCCCGCGCTGCGTGCCGGGGCGGTGCTGGTGGTCGGCGCGGACGACGTCGCCGTCGCCCCCGACCCGATGTGGTCACCCGTCCGCGCGGTCCTCCCGGCGCCGCCGGGTCTGCTGGCCGAGGTCGCCGACCTCCTGGACGTCCGGACCGTCCCGCGCACCGCTCCCGCCCCCGACGACCCGGGCCGTCGTGGCGACGTCCCCGAGGCGGTGCGCGCGGTCCTCGACGGCGCGGCGCCCCGCACCTGGGAACGTCACGACGACCTGCGCGTGGGCGGGGTCGCGGTGCCGTGGTGGGTGGAGCACGGCGGGGGAGCGGACGCCGTGGTCCACGCGACCGGCCCGGCCGGGCTCGCGGCGGGGCTCGCGGTCGCGACGGGACGCCACGGCGCGCGGTTCGTGCTCGAGCAGGCGCTCCGCGACCCCGACGCGGCGCAGGACGCGCTCGCGCGGACCGCCTGGGACGACCCTCAGTCGTCCGAGGACGCGCGGTAG
- a CDS encoding NAD-dependent epimerase/dehydratase family protein, whose protein sequence is MTNAPSSSDRHVVVGAGPVGRHVAAELAARGSHVTVVTRSGRDTGVAGATHRALDASDADALTRVADGADVLYNCANPGDYTQWERVWPPLATALLTAAERTGAVYAITGNLYPYGPVDGPMTEDLPDVATDHKGVLRARLWADALAAHRAGRARVVEVRSSDFVGPGVGGNGHVSRVVPAALRGRAVTMIGRTDLPHSFTDVQDAARTLVAAAADPDAHGRTWHTPSNPPRTQREALTDVLASVGHPPVRVRSLRGAGLAAAGLFSPLLRELRDLAYQWERPYVLDDTAARARFGIEPTPWDEVCRRTARG, encoded by the coding sequence ATGACCAACGCACCGTCCTCGTCCGACCGGCACGTCGTCGTCGGCGCCGGGCCCGTCGGCCGGCACGTCGCCGCCGAGCTCGCGGCCCGCGGGTCGCACGTCACCGTCGTCACCCGCAGCGGCCGGGACACCGGCGTCGCGGGCGCCACCCACCGCGCCCTCGACGCCTCCGACGCCGACGCCCTGACCCGCGTCGCCGACGGCGCCGACGTGCTCTACAACTGCGCCAACCCCGGCGACTACACGCAGTGGGAGCGCGTCTGGCCGCCCCTCGCGACCGCGCTGCTCACCGCCGCCGAGCGCACCGGCGCCGTCTACGCGATCACCGGCAACCTCTACCCCTACGGCCCCGTCGACGGGCCGATGACCGAGGACCTGCCCGACGTCGCGACCGACCACAAGGGGGTCCTGCGCGCCCGGCTGTGGGCCGACGCGCTGGCCGCGCACCGTGCCGGTCGCGCGCGCGTCGTCGAGGTGCGCAGCTCCGACTTCGTCGGGCCCGGCGTCGGGGGCAACGGGCACGTCTCGCGCGTCGTGCCGGCAGCCCTGCGCGGGCGCGCCGTGACGATGATCGGGCGCACCGACCTGCCGCACTCGTTCACCGACGTCCAGGACGCCGCCCGCACCCTGGTCGCCGCGGCGGCCGACCCCGACGCGCACGGCCGCACGTGGCACACCCCGAGCAACCCGCCCCGCACCCAGCGCGAGGCGCTGACCGACGTCCTCGCGAGCGTCGGGCACCCGCCCGTCCGGGTCCGCTCCCTGCGCGGCGCCGGCCTCGCCGCCGCCGGCCTGTTCTCGCCGCTGCTGCGCGAGCTGCGCGACCTCGCCTACCAGTGGGAGCGGCCCTACGTCCTCGACGACACCGCGGCACGCGCCCGCTTCGGGATCGAGCCGACGCCCTGGGACGAGGTCTGCCGCCGCACCGCCCGCGGCTGA
- a CDS encoding TetR/AcrR family transcriptional regulator — protein MTAPRTARALARETLTRDILDAARARLVADGPAGLSLRAVARDVGMVSSAVYRYFPSRDALLTALLVECYDELGAAVEAAEAAVARDDLTGRWLAACRALRAWCVERPGDFALLYGTPVPGYAAPQDTVEPATRVVRTLVRVVADSWAGGEGPAPAPPSAGDADALVAPAVAYVASRGLVAADAPAEAVVRTLMAWTTLFGTVSFELFGHLHRTVADYADWFDAVALRAGADAGVVARSAAR, from the coding sequence ATGACGGCTCCTCGCACGGCACGCGCCCTGGCGCGCGAGACCCTGACGCGCGACATCCTCGACGCCGCCCGCGCGCGCCTCGTCGCCGACGGCCCCGCCGGGCTCTCGCTCCGGGCCGTCGCGCGCGACGTCGGCATGGTGTCGTCGGCCGTCTACCGCTACTTCCCGAGCCGCGACGCGCTCCTCACGGCGCTCCTCGTCGAGTGCTACGACGAGCTCGGCGCCGCGGTCGAGGCGGCGGAGGCCGCGGTCGCGCGCGACGACCTGACCGGCCGGTGGCTCGCCGCGTGCCGCGCGCTGCGGGCCTGGTGCGTCGAGCGTCCCGGCGACTTCGCCCTGCTCTACGGCACGCCCGTCCCCGGGTACGCGGCGCCGCAGGACACCGTCGAGCCCGCGACGCGCGTCGTGCGGACCCTCGTCCGCGTCGTCGCCGACTCCTGGGCGGGCGGCGAGGGCCCCGCGCCCGCCCCGCCGTCGGCCGGGGACGCGGACGCGCTCGTCGCCCCCGCCGTCGCGTACGTCGCGTCCCGCGGGCTCGTCGCGGCCGACGCCCCGGCGGAGGCCGTCGTGCGCACGCTCATGGCCTGGACCACCCTGTTCGGCACCGTGTCCTTCGAGCTGTTCGGCCACCTCCACCGCACGGTGGCCGACTACGCCGACTGGTTCGACGCCGTCGCCCTGCGGGCGGGAGCGGACGCGGGCGTGGTCGCCCGGTCGGCGGCGCGCTGA
- a CDS encoding DUF2530 domain-containing protein: MPSFVTLLLHPDRRRPDPGPWRVDLRVVILVGMGLWTVALVVCTALLATGAITPRAVATCGVGLVLGLLGLVWERRNRTRYRASSDD, from the coding sequence GTGCCCTCGTTCGTCACGCTGCTGCTCCACCCCGACCGCCGCCGCCCCGACCCCGGGCCCTGGCGGGTCGACCTGCGCGTCGTGATCCTCGTCGGCATGGGCCTCTGGACCGTCGCGCTCGTCGTGTGCACGGCCCTCCTCGCGACCGGCGCGATCACGCCGCGCGCCGTCGCGACGTGCGGCGTCGGCCTCGTCCTCGGCCTGCTCGGCCTCGTGTGGGAGCGCCGGAACCGCACCCGCTACCGCGCGTCCTCGGACGACTGA
- a CDS encoding helicase-associated domain-containing protein — translation MATSRPERAPTYSESLRQRDDAALVALLRRRPDLATPSPSTLLSLAARAMNRTSLERALAGLDELTLHVLEAVLVLDSVGSPATAAAVARATGVDRARVTSALALLDELALVWTPGARSAGFRPAPGVAEVLGSHPAGLGPVAALAAGDAGAAGRGDLPDDAPPGTRAILDALTWGPPVGVAPRADASARRATDWLVEHGYLRATDERHVVLPREVGLALRGGRTHRDVRTAPPVPDVRDLPPATVDAESASAGLEAVRLVARLVTHWTEHPPGVLRAGGLGVRDLRRAAVALEVDDPTAAAVVELAAAAGLVADDGDDPPTFAPTLAAEDWLDDDLGDRWATLARGWWRSRRTPWLVGSRDEKGALRAALDPELWRPWVPRLRRSVLDVLDLAPGRPLAAADVVAVLRWRTPRAVPPEQAVAGLLREAALLGVTGAGALAPPGRVLLGADDVQASSGTGPTDLGAAFEAVLPAEVDDLLLQGDLTGIVPGRPSRTLERLVEVAADVESRGAATTVRFTPDSVLRALDRGATADELLAELAAHSRTPVPQPLEYLVRDTARRHGRVRVGTASSYVRAEDPVLLAGIAEDPALRGLGLVLLAPTVLASAAPAGELQEALRARGVPAVVEGPDGRVLVADRAGRRGAPDGVAPSRRGRVATAGRRAGGRVRTGVVPGSGARVDEPGGAAERTQRFADLVARLRAEDARSAERAGDGAGGRPGRTALAEGDGTRAGERTPSGTNGRADGYGPAEGTSDPVAALGLLREAIADGALVWLEVVGPTGSQDRRRVRPLTLDAGRLRAQDPARDAELTVAVHRIASVTPDTPPR, via the coding sequence ATGGCCACCTCCCGGCCCGAGCGGGCTCCGACGTACAGCGAGTCGCTGCGCCAGCGCGACGACGCCGCCCTGGTCGCGCTGCTCCGGCGGCGGCCCGACCTCGCGACGCCGTCGCCCTCGACCCTGCTCTCGCTCGCCGCGCGCGCGATGAACCGGACGAGCCTGGAGCGTGCGCTCGCCGGGCTGGACGAGCTGACGCTCCACGTCCTGGAGGCGGTGCTGGTGCTCGACTCCGTGGGGTCGCCCGCGACGGCGGCGGCGGTCGCGCGGGCGACGGGCGTCGACCGCGCGCGTGTCACCTCCGCGCTCGCCCTCCTCGACGAGCTCGCGCTCGTCTGGACCCCCGGCGCACGGTCGGCCGGGTTCCGCCCGGCGCCGGGCGTCGCGGAGGTCCTCGGCTCTCACCCCGCCGGCCTCGGCCCCGTCGCGGCCCTCGCCGCGGGCGACGCGGGCGCGGCGGGGAGGGGCGACCTGCCCGACGACGCCCCGCCCGGCACCCGGGCGATCCTCGACGCGCTGACGTGGGGACCGCCCGTCGGCGTCGCCCCCCGCGCGGACGCGTCCGCGCGGCGCGCGACGGACTGGCTCGTCGAGCACGGCTACCTGCGTGCGACGGACGAGCGGCACGTCGTGCTGCCGCGCGAGGTCGGGCTCGCCCTGCGCGGTGGCCGCACCCATCGCGACGTCCGGACGGCTCCTCCGGTCCCGGACGTCCGCGACCTCCCGCCCGCGACGGTCGACGCGGAGTCCGCGAGCGCCGGGCTCGAGGCCGTGCGGCTCGTCGCGCGGCTCGTGACGCACTGGACCGAGCACCCGCCGGGCGTCCTGCGCGCCGGCGGGCTCGGGGTGCGCGACCTGCGGCGGGCCGCCGTCGCGCTCGAGGTCGACGACCCGACGGCGGCCGCGGTCGTCGAGCTGGCCGCGGCGGCGGGGCTCGTGGCCGACGACGGCGACGACCCGCCCACGTTCGCCCCGACGCTCGCCGCGGAGGACTGGCTCGACGACGACCTGGGCGACCGCTGGGCGACGCTCGCCCGCGGCTGGTGGCGCTCGCGCCGCACCCCCTGGCTCGTGGGCAGCCGCGACGAGAAGGGCGCCCTGCGCGCCGCGCTCGACCCGGAGCTGTGGCGCCCCTGGGTGCCCCGGCTGCGGCGGTCCGTCCTGGACGTCCTCGACCTCGCCCCCGGGCGCCCGCTCGCCGCGGCCGACGTCGTCGCGGTGCTGCGGTGGCGCACGCCGCGGGCGGTGCCACCGGAGCAGGCCGTCGCGGGGCTGCTGCGCGAGGCCGCGTTGCTCGGGGTCACCGGTGCGGGCGCGCTCGCTCCCCCGGGACGTGTCCTCCTCGGTGCCGACGACGTGCAGGCGTCGTCCGGGACCGGCCCGACGGACCTCGGCGCCGCCTTCGAGGCGGTGCTCCCGGCCGAGGTCGACGACCTGCTGCTCCAGGGCGACCTCACGGGCATCGTACCGGGGCGGCCGTCGCGCACGCTCGAGCGGCTCGTCGAGGTCGCGGCGGACGTCGAGTCGCGCGGCGCCGCGACGACGGTCCGGTTCACACCCGACTCCGTCCTGCGCGCGCTCGACCGCGGCGCGACGGCCGACGAGCTCCTCGCCGAGCTCGCCGCGCACTCGCGCACCCCCGTGCCGCAGCCGCTCGAGTACCTGGTGCGCGACACGGCGCGCCGCCACGGCCGGGTCCGCGTGGGGACGGCGTCGTCGTACGTGCGCGCGGAGGACCCGGTGCTGCTCGCGGGGATCGCGGAGGACCCGGCGCTGCGCGGGCTGGGCCTCGTGCTCCTCGCGCCGACCGTGCTCGCGTCGGCCGCGCCCGCCGGGGAGCTCCAGGAGGCGCTGCGCGCCCGCGGCGTGCCGGCGGTCGTCGAGGGCCCGGACGGGCGTGTGCTCGTCGCGGACCGGGCCGGCCGGCGGGGCGCTCCCGACGGCGTCGCACCGTCCCGACGCGGCCGGGTCGCCACCGCGGGGCGGCGCGCGGGCGGGCGCGTGCGGACCGGCGTCGTCCCCGGTTCCGGGGCGCGCGTCGACGAGCCGGGCGGCGCCGCCGAGCGCACGCAGCGGTTCGCGGACCTCGTCGCCCGCCTGCGCGCGGAGGACGCGCGCTCCGCCGAGCGCGCGGGGGACGGCGCGGGCGGGCGGCCCGGACGGACGGCCCTCGCGGAGGGCGACGGGACGCGCGCGGGCGAGCGGACGCCGTCGGGCACGAACGGACGCGCCGACGGGTACGGCCCTGCGGAGGGAACATCCGACCCGGTGGCCGCGTTGGGTCTGCTGCGCGAGGCGATCGCCGACGGGGCGCTGGTCTGGCTCGAGGTCGTCGGACCGACGGGCTCGCAGGACCGCCGCCGCGTCCGACCGCTCACCCTCGACGCGGGACGGCTGCGCGCGCAGGATCCCGCGCGCGACGCGGAGCTGACGGTCGCGGTCCACCGCATCGCGTCCGTCACCCCCGACACCCCGCCGAGGTAG
- a CDS encoding DUF3027 domain-containing protein — MVAVAAAEERSRGVSARAARDAVLTGAVELARAAAQEVAERPEDVGEHLGTFAEADRLISHRFACTMRGYRGWHWTVTLARVPRGRTATVCEVELLPGDGALLAPSWLPWSERLQPGDVGPGDVLPFRADDPRLEPGYVPTGDEEQDAVAIDELALARARVLSPQGRDEAAERWYRGSRGPTARGAVASAAECGSCGFLVTLQGSLGQVFGVCANEWSPDDGKVVSLDHGCGAHSETDVEPQRSDWPDADPLVDELHVEIVSLLESVAPPAVPAEDGATADEAATAEPEAAVAASGAPAEVADPETAPEAPPADAPDPGTTPEAPAADAQPAPERAADEPQE, encoded by the coding sequence ATGGTCGCCGTGGCCGCTGCCGAGGAGCGTTCCCGGGGAGTGTCCGCGCGTGCCGCGCGCGACGCCGTGCTCACGGGCGCGGTCGAGCTCGCGCGCGCCGCGGCCCAGGAGGTCGCCGAGCGACCCGAGGACGTCGGGGAGCACCTCGGCACCTTCGCCGAGGCGGACCGCCTCATCTCCCACCGGTTCGCGTGCACGATGCGCGGCTACCGCGGCTGGCACTGGACCGTCACCCTCGCGCGCGTGCCGCGCGGGCGGACGGCCACGGTGTGCGAGGTCGAGCTGCTGCCGGGCGACGGCGCGCTGCTCGCGCCGTCGTGGCTCCCGTGGTCCGAGCGCCTGCAGCCCGGCGACGTGGGGCCGGGCGACGTGCTCCCGTTCCGCGCCGACGACCCGCGCCTCGAGCCCGGCTACGTCCCGACGGGCGACGAGGAGCAGGACGCCGTCGCGATCGACGAGCTCGCCCTCGCGCGCGCCCGCGTGCTGTCCCCGCAGGGTCGGGACGAGGCCGCCGAGCGCTGGTACCGCGGCTCGCGCGGCCCGACGGCCCGCGGTGCGGTCGCCTCGGCCGCGGAGTGCGGGTCGTGCGGCTTCCTCGTCACCCTCCAGGGCAGCCTCGGCCAGGTGTTCGGCGTGTGCGCGAACGAGTGGTCGCCCGACGACGGCAAGGTCGTGAGCCTCGACCACGGGTGCGGTGCGCACTCGGAGACCGACGTCGAGCCGCAGCGGAGCGACTGGCCCGACGCCGACCCCCTGGTCGACGAGCTGCACGTCGAGATCGTCTCCCTGCTCGAGTCCGTCGCCCCGCCGGCGGTGCCCGCCGAGGACGGGGCGACGGCCGACGAGGCGGCGACGGCCGAGCCGGAGGCCGCGGTCGCAGCCTCCGGGGCGCCGGCGGAGGTTGCCGACCCGGAGACCGCTCCGGAGGCCCCACCGGCCGACGCCCCCGACCCGGGGACCACCCCGGAGGCCCCGGCGGCCGACGCGCAGCCGGCCCCCGAGCGGGCGGCAGACGAGCCGCAGGAGTGA
- a CDS encoding cold shock domain-containing protein, whose product MPTGKVKWFDTERGFGFIANDDGGEVFLHASALPADAPAPKPGARVDFGVADGRRGPQALAVTFLDPAPSVVKAKRRSADEMAVIVEDLIKELDRIRDGLGKGRYPEKGKATMVAKVLRVVADEIEG is encoded by the coding sequence GTGCCCACCGGCAAGGTCAAGTGGTTCGACACCGAACGCGGGTTCGGCTTCATCGCCAACGACGACGGCGGCGAGGTCTTCCTGCACGCCTCCGCGCTGCCCGCCGACGCCCCCGCGCCCAAGCCGGGCGCCCGGGTGGACTTCGGCGTCGCCGACGGACGGCGGGGCCCGCAGGCGCTCGCGGTCACGTTCCTCGACCCGGCGCCGTCCGTGGTCAAGGCGAAGCGCCGCTCGGCGGACGAGATGGCGGTCATCGTGGAGGACCTCATCAAGGAGCTCGACCGGATCCGCGACGGGCTCGGCAAGGGCCGCTACCCGGAGAAGGGCAAGGCCACGATGGTCGCCAAGGTCCTGCGCGTGGTCGCCGACGAGATCGAGGGCTGA
- a CDS encoding DNA repair helicase XPB: protein MTDGPLIVQSDKSLLLEVDHPRADDARRAIAPFAELERAPEHVHTYRLTPLGLWNARAAGHDVEQVVNTLIEYSRYPVPHALLIDVAETMSRYGRLTLAQHPTHGLVLEATDRAVLAEVLKSKRTAGLVGERIDDTTVVVHPSERGHLKQVLVKLGWPAEDLAGYVDGEKHAIALSPTTPPRAEGEEPKPWEMRPYQAQAVDGFWHGGSGVVVLPCGAGKTIVGAGAMAKSGTTTLILVTNTVSARQWRDELVRRTTLTEDEIGEYSGARKEIKPVTIATYQVLTTKRKGVYTHLELLDARDWGLVVYDEVHLLPAPIFRMTADLQARRRLGLTATLVREDGREDEVFSLIGPKRYDAPWKDIEAQGYIAPADCVEVRLTLPESDRMTYAVAEPEDKYRLAATAAGKNRVVEQIVAQHPDDQVLVIGQYLDQLEELSQHLDAPLITGATTVRERQRLFDAFRSGEISRLVVSKVANFSIDLPEASVAIQVSGSFGSRQEEAQRLGRVMRPKSDGRTAHFYAVVARDTVDQDFAAHRQRFLAEQGYAYRIVDAEDLGVVQ from the coding sequence ATGACCGACGGACCTCTCATCGTCCAGAGCGACAAGTCGCTCCTGCTCGAGGTCGACCACCCGCGCGCCGACGACGCGCGCCGGGCGATCGCGCCGTTCGCCGAGCTGGAGCGCGCCCCCGAGCACGTCCACACCTACCGGCTCACGCCGCTCGGGCTGTGGAACGCGCGCGCGGCCGGGCACGACGTCGAGCAGGTCGTCAACACGCTCATCGAGTACTCGCGCTACCCCGTGCCCCACGCGCTGCTCATCGACGTCGCGGAGACGATGTCGCGGTACGGGCGGCTCACGCTCGCGCAGCACCCGACGCACGGGCTCGTGCTCGAGGCGACGGACCGCGCCGTCCTCGCCGAGGTGCTCAAGTCCAAGCGCACCGCCGGCCTGGTGGGCGAGCGGATCGACGACACGACCGTCGTCGTGCACCCGTCCGAGCGCGGCCACCTCAAGCAGGTCCTCGTGAAGCTCGGCTGGCCCGCCGAGGACCTCGCGGGGTACGTCGACGGCGAGAAGCACGCCATCGCGCTCAGCCCGACGACGCCGCCCCGCGCCGAGGGCGAGGAGCCGAAGCCCTGGGAGATGCGCCCGTACCAGGCGCAGGCGGTGGACGGGTTCTGGCACGGCGGGAGCGGCGTCGTCGTGCTGCCGTGCGGCGCGGGCAAGACGATCGTCGGCGCGGGCGCGATGGCGAAGTCCGGGACGACGACGCTCATCCTGGTGACGAACACGGTGAGCGCGCGCCAGTGGCGCGACGAGCTCGTGCGGCGCACGACGCTCACCGAGGACGAGATCGGCGAGTACTCCGGCGCGCGCAAGGAGATCAAGCCCGTCACGATCGCGACCTACCAGGTGCTGACGACCAAGCGGAAGGGCGTGTACACGCACCTCGAGCTGCTCGACGCGCGCGACTGGGGGCTCGTCGTGTACGACGAGGTGCACCTGCTGCCCGCGCCGATCTTCCGCATGACGGCGGACCTGCAGGCGCGCCGCCGCCTCGGGCTCACCGCGACGCTCGTGCGCGAGGACGGCCGGGAGGACGAGGTGTTCTCGCTCATCGGGCCCAAGCGGTACGACGCCCCGTGGAAGGACATCGAGGCGCAGGGCTACATCGCGCCCGCCGACTGCGTCGAGGTGCGCCTCACGCTGCCCGAGTCCGACCGCATGACGTACGCCGTCGCCGAGCCCGAGGACAAGTACCGGCTCGCCGCGACCGCCGCGGGCAAGAACCGGGTCGTGGAGCAGATCGTCGCGCAGCACCCGGACGACCAGGTGCTCGTGATCGGCCAGTACCTCGACCAGCTCGAGGAGCTGTCGCAGCACCTCGACGCGCCGCTCATCACGGGCGCGACGACGGTCCGCGAGCGCCAGCGCCTGTTCGACGCGTTCCGCTCGGGCGAGATCTCGCGGCTCGTCGTGTCGAAGGTCGCGAACTTCTCCATCGACCTGCCGGAGGCCTCGGTCGCGATCCAGGTGTCCGGGTCGTTCGGGTCGCGCCAGGAGGAGGCCCAGCGCCTCGGCCGCGTCATGCGGCCCAAGTCCGACGGCCGCACCGCGCACTTCTACGCCGTCGTCGCGCGCGACACGGTCGACCAGGACTTCGCGGCCCACCGCCAGCGGTTCCTGGCGGAGCAGGGGTACGCCTATCGCATCGTCGACGCGGAGGACCTGGGCGTCGTGCAGTGA